The Streptomonospora litoralis genome window below encodes:
- a CDS encoding TIGR02680 family protein gives MTVANAHGRTEPSPAGDGTEQPGGAIGAQQSPPAGAAASQEGAATHAGEQGHTSREGGVPAGDLLGDTGPVEPPANTSAAASSGGAAADSQADDPGADAREGGAPASPGRYRLNRAGIQNVWHYDDHVFDFADGRLLLRGRNGAGKSKALEMLLPFLLDGDARRLDTTGSSRTSLRWLLLEGRGGGSTGGRTPSAGAGAQEHEGPGGDGAAALDDPLADPAAETASAPDGAAEDDGPTATLGYLWVEFTRAETAAATAQGTAEAETPGPRRITLGAAVTASPGSDARSVFFITERELGTDLRLVSDGRPMPVDRLRTEVGPQNCYDTPVNYRARVMRELFGIDDPVRYRNLIHLLYRLRRPTIGERLEAGELVSVLAEALPPMDETVLDEMARNITDLEQARARLEALRAAREQVGDFLADYRGYLHRTLRIQAGQVREQVDAHRRRDAEVDRLTGELEELVTAESAVQEERDRLRRTRDTAASDTATLSKSGDAPDAASDFEQQARDAAVSAYIRAAEAASGAAGYAISNEEQAKHRIGADIAAIERSLDSLGGLHEQLCATARAAGADPAGLGQVPHPVPTTLAPRESVTRVNLEGLEQAVERDPVSGVDVADLRNRLAELHDLFTSADAAAAEREEAVADLLDRAGERQDAEQRQAALTGEAEAADAALERAREREQTAIDAVRSASADYTERVRGWCARLRENAPDADLGAQLAELESLVELPLEDRLRVLDADVPERVARHAHGVVDPLLRELRTRRDTAVGEERELSTELDELSERRGAASGHIAPERPVWATAGRDEAAGAPFYLAVDFASGLSSDEEAGLEAALEACGVLSGWIAADGSLTDGMTRDLLLAPGRPVKGRSLREVLAPADDLPGGITAGAVSALLDSIGLLPPPGEEEPEPRHRRDSPPPVASAVSLDGRWRLGAASGAHSKSGAEYIGKEARAETSDRHLANIDRRIAIAEALLAEAGERRGDIERQHASLVETDRALPDPSGVLAAWSALDNARAWLAQTQRAHNAARDELARARETTLDRRSALSEPAERHGLPTGADDLAATRTALQRLRAELAAGHRDLESLAVLLEDYRGHTAAWEDARSGRILAEDSRTAAISDMITVRREIELTDRARTAAPEQISTAVDQVRERMDEAAARLPEVEREAQRARDDRVAAETRLDTAVLERAEQARRALGAGDVLRAMLTRDDDGGGADAALLAAAGLERLAAHLAPSAAPAGTRATGEDTSPEEGTDAADSADPQEADHDLLAERVAALDALLSALESGLDAPAESELDDSGILRRREELHSLLSAGDAIGAWTELTEPAGVKRLTVHGDDGSHDITAYAGHLDEAVAAAEEAALLREEEAFERHLLGELAGHLRQQIEEARALISTMNDVLGDITTSQGLGVRLDWQLAPDADEDIQAVVPLLARPPEQRTRVESTRLRDALRRCIEAIRRLDPTATGGAQLRAALDYRSWFAFTVYVTDAAHPDRERRLSHRTALSQGEQRVVAYLVLFAAAAAQFGSLAAQAPAAPRLILLDDAFAKVDEPTHGRLLGLLVELDLDFVLTSERVWGCFASVPSLHIYECLRDPAVPGIATLHFTWDGSRRRLVGV, from the coding sequence ATGACCGTCGCCAACGCCCACGGGCGGACGGAGCCGTCGCCGGCCGGCGACGGCACCGAGCAGCCGGGCGGCGCCATCGGCGCCCAGCAGTCCCCACCGGCCGGCGCAGCAGCGTCCCAGGAGGGCGCCGCGACCCACGCCGGTGAGCAGGGGCACACCTCCCGAGAGGGCGGCGTGCCCGCCGGCGACCTGCTCGGCGACACCGGTCCCGTCGAGCCGCCCGCGAACACGTCGGCCGCCGCCTCCTCCGGCGGCGCGGCCGCCGACTCCCAGGCCGACGACCCCGGTGCCGATGCCCGCGAGGGCGGCGCACCGGCGTCGCCGGGCCGCTACCGCCTCAACCGGGCCGGCATCCAGAACGTCTGGCACTACGACGACCACGTGTTCGACTTCGCCGACGGCCGCCTGCTGCTGCGCGGCCGCAACGGCGCCGGCAAGTCCAAGGCACTGGAGATGCTGCTGCCGTTTCTGCTGGACGGCGACGCCCGTCGGCTCGACACGACCGGCAGCAGCCGCACCAGCCTGCGGTGGCTGTTGCTGGAGGGCCGCGGCGGCGGTTCCACCGGGGGGCGGACGCCTTCCGCGGGCGCCGGTGCGCAGGAGCACGAGGGCCCCGGCGGTGACGGCGCCGCGGCCCTCGACGACCCCCTTGCCGACCCGGCCGCCGAGACCGCGTCCGCTCCGGACGGCGCCGCCGAGGACGACGGCCCCACCGCCACACTCGGCTACCTGTGGGTGGAGTTCACCCGCGCGGAAACCGCCGCCGCCACAGCGCAGGGCACCGCGGAGGCCGAGACGCCCGGCCCCCGACGCATCACCCTGGGCGCCGCCGTCACCGCCTCACCCGGATCCGACGCCCGCAGCGTGTTCTTCATCACCGAACGCGAGTTGGGCACCGACCTGCGCCTGGTCTCCGACGGCCGCCCCATGCCCGTCGACCGCCTGCGCACCGAGGTCGGCCCGCAGAACTGCTATGACACGCCGGTCAACTACCGGGCGCGGGTCATGCGCGAACTGTTCGGCATCGACGATCCGGTGCGCTACCGCAACCTCATCCACCTGCTGTACCGATTGCGCCGCCCCACCATCGGCGAGCGCCTGGAGGCCGGCGAACTCGTCTCCGTGCTCGCCGAGGCGCTGCCGCCCATGGACGAGACGGTCCTGGACGAGATGGCGCGCAACATCACCGACCTGGAGCAGGCCCGCGCCCGGCTGGAGGCCCTGCGAGCCGCGCGCGAACAGGTCGGCGACTTCCTCGCCGACTACCGCGGGTACCTGCACCGGACCCTGCGCATCCAGGCCGGGCAGGTCCGCGAGCAGGTGGACGCCCACCGCCGCCGCGACGCCGAGGTCGACCGGCTCACCGGCGAGCTGGAGGAACTGGTTACCGCCGAGAGCGCCGTCCAGGAGGAGCGCGACCGGTTGCGCCGCACCCGCGACACCGCGGCCTCCGACACCGCGACCCTCTCCAAGAGCGGCGACGCCCCCGACGCGGCTTCCGACTTCGAGCAGCAGGCGCGCGACGCCGCCGTCTCCGCCTACATCCGCGCCGCCGAAGCCGCCTCGGGGGCCGCGGGCTACGCGATCAGCAACGAGGAGCAGGCCAAACACCGCATCGGCGCCGACATCGCCGCGATCGAACGCTCCCTCGACAGCCTGGGCGGCCTGCACGAGCAGCTGTGCGCCACCGCCCGCGCCGCCGGAGCCGATCCCGCGGGCCTGGGCCAGGTGCCCCACCCCGTCCCGACCACCCTCGCCCCGCGGGAGAGCGTCACACGGGTGAACCTGGAGGGCCTGGAGCAGGCCGTGGAGCGCGATCCCGTATCCGGCGTCGACGTCGCCGACCTGCGCAACCGCCTCGCGGAGCTGCACGACCTGTTCACCTCCGCCGACGCGGCCGCCGCCGAACGCGAGGAAGCCGTCGCCGACCTCCTCGACCGCGCCGGCGAGCGGCAGGACGCCGAACAGCGCCAGGCGGCCCTGACCGGCGAGGCCGAGGCCGCCGACGCCGCACTAGAGCGCGCCCGCGAGCGGGAGCAGACCGCCATCGACGCCGTCCGCTCGGCCAGCGCCGACTACACCGAGCGCGTGCGCGGGTGGTGCGCCCGATTGCGCGAGAACGCCCCGGACGCCGATCTCGGCGCGCAGCTGGCCGAACTGGAGTCCCTGGTCGAGCTGCCGCTGGAGGACCGCCTGCGCGTCCTCGACGCCGACGTGCCCGAACGGGTCGCCCGCCACGCGCACGGCGTCGTCGACCCGCTGCTGCGGGAGCTGCGCACCCGCCGCGACACCGCCGTGGGCGAGGAGCGGGAGCTGTCCACCGAATTGGACGAGCTCTCCGAGCGCCGCGGCGCCGCCTCCGGCCACATCGCGCCCGAGCGCCCGGTGTGGGCCACGGCCGGGCGCGACGAGGCCGCCGGCGCACCCTTCTACCTCGCCGTGGACTTCGCCTCCGGCCTGTCGTCCGACGAAGAAGCCGGGCTGGAGGCCGCCCTTGAGGCCTGCGGCGTCCTGTCCGGCTGGATCGCCGCCGACGGCTCGCTCACCGACGGCATGACCCGCGACCTGCTGCTCGCGCCCGGCCGCCCGGTCAAGGGACGCAGCCTGCGCGAAGTCCTCGCACCGGCCGACGACCTGCCCGGAGGCATCACCGCCGGCGCGGTGTCGGCCCTGCTGGACTCCATCGGGCTGCTTCCGCCCCCCGGAGAAGAGGAGCCCGAGCCCCGCCACCGCCGCGACAGCCCTCCACCCGTGGCCAGCGCGGTCTCGCTGGACGGCCGCTGGCGGCTGGGCGCCGCCTCGGGCGCGCACAGCAAGTCCGGAGCCGAGTACATCGGCAAGGAGGCCCGCGCGGAGACCAGCGACCGCCACCTGGCCAACATCGACCGGCGCATAGCGATCGCCGAGGCGCTGCTCGCCGAGGCCGGGGAGCGCCGCGGCGACATCGAACGCCAGCACGCCTCGCTCGTCGAGACCGACCGGGCCCTGCCCGACCCGTCCGGCGTCCTGGCCGCCTGGTCCGCTTTGGACAACGCGCGCGCCTGGCTGGCCCAGACTCAGCGGGCGCACAACGCGGCCCGCGACGAGCTGGCCCGGGCCCGCGAGACCACGCTCGACCGCCGCTCCGCGCTGTCCGAGCCGGCCGAGCGGCACGGCCTGCCCACCGGTGCCGACGACCTCGCCGCCACCCGGACCGCCCTGCAGCGGCTGCGCGCCGAGCTGGCCGCCGGCCACCGCGACCTGGAGAGCCTCGCCGTCCTGCTGGAGGACTACCGCGGACACACCGCGGCCTGGGAGGACGCCCGCTCCGGGCGCATCCTCGCCGAGGACTCCCGCACCGCCGCCATCAGCGACATGATCACGGTGCGGCGCGAGATCGAGCTGACCGACCGGGCCCGCACCGCGGCGCCCGAGCAGATCTCCACGGCCGTCGACCAGGTGCGCGAGCGGATGGACGAGGCCGCCGCGCGGCTGCCCGAAGTCGAGCGCGAGGCCCAGCGCGCCCGCGACGATCGTGTCGCCGCGGAGACCCGCCTGGACACCGCCGTACTCGAACGCGCCGAGCAGGCCCGCCGCGCCCTGGGCGCCGGCGACGTGCTGCGCGCCATGCTCACCCGTGACGACGACGGCGGCGGCGCCGACGCGGCGCTGCTGGCCGCCGCCGGACTGGAGCGGCTCGCCGCCCACCTCGCCCCGTCCGCCGCTCCCGCCGGAACCCGGGCAACCGGTGAAGACACGAGTCCCGAAGAGGGCACCGACGCGGCCGATTCCGCCGATCCGCAGGAGGCCGACCACGACCTCCTCGCCGAGCGCGTCGCCGCGCTGGACGCATTGCTGTCGGCGCTGGAAAGCGGCCTCGACGCGCCCGCCGAGAGCGAGCTGGACGACAGCGGCATCCTGCGCCGCCGCGAGGAGCTGCACAGCCTGCTCTCCGCCGGCGACGCCATCGGTGCCTGGACGGAGCTGACCGAACCCGCCGGCGTCAAGCGGCTCACCGTGCACGGCGACGACGGCAGCCACGACATCACCGCCTACGCCGGCCACCTGGACGAGGCCGTGGCCGCCGCCGAGGAGGCGGCTCTGCTGCGCGAGGAGGAGGCGTTCGAGCGCCACCTGCTCGGCGAGCTGGCCGGCCACCTGCGGCAGCAGATCGAGGAGGCCCGCGCGCTCATCTCCACGATGAACGACGTGCTCGGCGACATCACCACCTCCCAGGGCCTTGGCGTGCGTCTGGACTGGCAGCTGGCCCCCGACGCCGATGAGGACATCCAGGCGGTCGTGCCGCTGCTCGCCCGGCCCCCGGAGCAGCGCACCCGCGTCGAGAGCACCCGGTTGCGCGACGCGCTGCGCCGGTGCATCGAAGCCATCCGCCGTCTGGACCCGACCGCCACCGGCGGAGCACAGCTGCGGGCCGCGCTGGACTACCGCTCCTGGTTCGCCTTCACCGTCTATGTGACCGACGCGGCACACCCCGACCGCGAGCGCCGACTCAGCCACCGCACCGCGCTCAGCCAGGGCGAGCAGCGCGTGGTCGCCTACCTGGTGCTGTTCGCCGCCGCGGCTGCCCAGTTCGGCTCTCTGGCCGCCCAGGCGCCGGCCGCGCCGCGCCTGATCCTGCTCGACGACGCGTTCGCCAAGGTCGACGAGCCGACCCACGGCCGCCTGCTGGGGCTGCTTGTCGAGCTCGACCTGGACTTCGTGCTCACTTCGGAGCGCGTGTGGGGCTGCTTCGCCAGTGTGCCGAGTCTGCACATCTACGAGTGCCTGCGCGATCCCGCCGTGCCCGGCATCGCGACCCTGCACTTCACCTGGGACGGCAGCAGGCGCAGGCTCGTGGGGGTGTGA